TTTCACTATGCACATCCCGTTATCTCCAAACAATTGCAATGGCCGTAAAACCTGGCTTTCCGTCAAAAACATCAATAGCCATTTCAAGAGCATTTTAGTCCTATTTTATTTTTCAACAAATACCTTCTGGATAACAATGTTTGGAGGTAAAAACCAGTGGAACATCTTGCCCCAAATACCGCTTATTCACAACGCTATATTTTAAGTCGTACTAATGCTTTTCAAAACGTCAGTTCATAATAAAGTAATATTCCCATCCTTCAATATGTCTTTCCGGCTGCCTCACTTCAGCCGTATTTTTAACAACAACCCTTTTTGAATCTTTGCACCAAAATTAAACGGCATGGATACCCCCGAAAAACCTTACGTTTTGGTAATAGCAGCAACCTCTGATATCGGAAAAGCCCTGGCCCACGAATATGCCCGTCATGGTTATAACCTTCACCTTACGGCCCGGAATCAGTCTTTGCTGCAGGTTACGGCAGAAGATATTCGTATTCGATACGGAGTGGAGGTCACCTCTCACCGGTTCGATGTTCTCGAATTCGAGACTCACGAGGCGTTTTACCGCCAACTGTCACCGGCTCCTAAGGGCGTTATTTGTGTGGCGGGCTATCTGGGGAATCAACAACTCGCTGAGAGGGATTTCGCTGAGACAAGGCGAATTCTGGATACGAATTATACCGGCTGCGTTTCGATCCTGAACATTGCGGCAAGCCATCTGGAACAGGCAGGAAATGGTTTCATTACCGGCATCAGCTCGGTGGCAGGCGAAAGGGGCAGGCAGAGCAATTACTTTTACGGGAGTTCAAAAGCCGCATTTTCAGCCTATCTGAGCGGCCTCCGAAACCGGCTCTATAAAAGTGGTGTCCATGTATTGACCGTGAAACCAGGATTCGTAGATACCAAAATGACAGAAGGCATGGAAACCCCTGCCCTGCTCACCTCACAACCTGATGAAGTGGCGCATCAGGTTTTCAGGGCAGCGAAAAAAAGGCAAAATGTTCTATATGTGAAATGGTTTTGGCGTGGTATTATGTCGGTTATAAAAAATATCCCCGAGCAGTATTTCAAAAAGCTGAAACTTTGACCATTGACCATGAGGAATAGCTGACAGAGAAATCTCTTGTTTCAGGGCTTCAGCAATCCTTGGGGAATCCACAAGCCCTATCTTTGCGCCTGTTTTTAGTTTACAAATAAAATTGCCACAATAGTTCTGCATGCACAGGATTATCGGAGTAGAGTTAAGCCACCAAAACGCCCCTCTAAACATTAGAGAAAAAATTGTTCTCACCAAAGAAGAAACGGTGCAGGCAATGCATGAGATGAAATCCAGGCTAAACGAAGTCCTGATTATTTCTACCTGCAACCGCCTGGCAGTTTATACTTATAGCACCAATTATCGCCCTGTCCTGGACTTCTTCAACCGGTTCGGAAATCTCAACCTTTATCTCACCATCTACGATTATGATGACTCGGCAGTGCGCCATCTGTTCAGTACGGCAGCGGGCCTGAAGAGCCAGGTAGTCGGTGAGCACCAGATACTGGGACAGATCAAAGACAGCTACCATACGGCCAGAGAAGCAGGAGCGCTCGGTCCGGTAATGCATGAATTCTCACGCAGGGCCATACGGGCCGGAAAGCGCGTTCGCGGAGAAACATCCATCGGACAGTTTGCCACTTCCATTGCTTCCGTAGCATTCGAATTGGTGAACAAAATACACCCCCAATTGAGGGGCGCGAAAGTGCTCGTACTCGGTACCGGAGAGATGGCCAACCTGATCCTGCAAATGCTGGCGAAGACCGAAGTAAGTAAACTCATGGTAGCAAGCCGGGAACTGAACCGGGCCTCTCAGATAGCTGGAATTTACCAGGCCACCCCGGTAGCTCTTGGCAATCTGGATGAAATACTGAAAGAAGCCGATGTAATTGTGGGTGCTACCGCTGCGGCTGAAGTTATCGTTTCGCGGGAACAGATGCTGCCTTATGTAAATGGACATAGTAAATTGTTCATTGATATGGGGATGCCGCGCAATTTTGCTCCTGAAATTGCAGATCTGGAAAATATTACACTCCATGATCTTGACAGCATCAAGGATCTTACTTACCAGGGCATTATGAAACGCCAAAAGGAAATCCCCAAGGCGAAGGCTATCATTAATGATGAGGTGGAGGATTTTGTGTACTGGTTAAATGCAAAACGGGTACATCCGCTGATCTCCGGCTATTATAACCAGCTTGAAATTATAAAGGCCCGCGAAATGAGCTGGGTCATTCCCAAGATGGGAACACTGGACGAGACCCAAAAAAAGATCATTGACAAGTTTGCCAACCGCCTGATCAGCCACGTGAGCAAACGCCCCGTTGAAGTGTTGAAAACTTATGCACAAGAACCCCATGGCCGCGACCGGCCTATTGATACTTTTCGTGAAATCTTTAATCTGAAAGACGTGCATATCCATATCCCTAAAAGAAGGATCATCGTGGGAAGCCGCGACAGCAAACTGGCGCTGGCGCAAACCAATGAGGTGATTGAGAAGCTAAAAGAAATGGATCCTGACAATGAATTTATGATTAAAACCATAAAGACAAGCGGAGACATGGGGCATTTGGAAGAACTTGGGGCGTGGGTAAAAGAGGTAGAACGGGCATTACTCGACAAGGAAATTGACCTTGCCGTACACAGTATGAAGGATATGCCCACGGAAATTCCGGAAGGTGTGATTATAGCTGGCATCCCGGAGCGAGCCGACCCTCGTGATGTGTTGCTGAGCAATGACGGCAAAAAGCTGGAACAGATGCCTCCCGGTAGCAGGATTGGCACCACCAGTATGCGCAGAGGATTTCAGATACAAAGGCTTCAGCCGGGGATGGAGATTGTGCCGGTGCGTGGAAACATCATTACCCGTATGAGCAAACTGGAAGGTGGCGAATATGATGCGATCATCCTCGCGGCTGCGGGTCTGCAACGGCTCGGAATTCTGAATCGTATCACCGAAATTTTCAGCGTAGAGCAAATGGTGCCTGCAGTTGGACAAGGTGCGTTGGCCGCAGAGATCCGGGAAGACGATTTGAAATTGAAACAACTCCTGGAAAAGATCAACCACCGCGAAACCGAACTAGCCATAACCGCTGAGCGCGCCCTCCTGCATGAATTGGGTGGTGGATGCCGGATGCCCATTGGTGGCTATGCTAAAATCACGGGTAATTCAATCACACTGCATGGAATGTATGCAAACGACAGCGGTACTAAAATTAACTTTGATCACCTGACCGCAGACATTTCAGAAGTAGAAGAAATGGGAAAACGGCTGGCAGCACGCCTGAAAAAAGGCATTTAAATCGCAATCCCATTGTTACGTTTTTAGTTTAACCGGCAGTGTGCTCCTTTTACTATGTACTGAGAACTTCCGGCCTGTTCAATACCAAAATTATATTATCTCCATTGTCTTCATCAGATCTGCTTTCAACCCATCTGAATTTATTCCTTTCCAATAATTTTACAGAACTGCTATTTTCTCTATGTGTATAGGCTTCAATTGAATTAAGCCCCAACTTGTTAAAACCAAAGTCAACAACACTTTGCAGGGCTTCATTCATTAACCCTTTACCATGAAATTCAGGGCTCAGGTCATATCCGACTTCTGCTGTTTTTCTGTCTTTCGAAAAATTCCACAAGCAAATACTTCCGATCATTTTGGCTTTATCCTTTTCGGAAATGCTCCAATAGAATAAATCCCGCCTGTCTATCCCTTCATTTGTTTTATTAATAAATTCAAGTGCCTTTTCTTTTGATCCGGCACCGGGTCTTTTAACAAGTTTATTTACTATTTTATCGGTACGCAGATAAGAAATCATTTCCCAATCAGATTGCTCTAATTTTCTCAAAAACAGTCGCTCCGTTTTTATCTCAGAAAAATTATTTTGATCCATCTTGTTTTTCAACTTTACAATTAATTATTCGATTTTTCTAAAATCATCTTTTGCTATTTGATAAACAACTCCTTTGTAACCGTCAAAGTCAAAATTATTTTTAAAGGCCATTCCAATCTTTTCAAACACCTTAATCGAAGCCCTGTTTTCTATTCTTGAGCGCCCTACAATTTCGCTGATTTTTAAGTTATTAAATCCAAACTCCAGATATTTTCCTGCCGTCTCTGTCGCGTATCCCTGATTCCAAAATGCTTTAAAAAATCTGAATCCAATGTCATATTCATTATAATCAGGACTGAATTTCAGTCCGCACCAACCCATGAATTTGTTCGTTTTCTTATCTATTACCGCTAATCGTCCTACTCCATATTTTTCATATTGGTCGTATTGTTCAAGAAACTTTCTTGCTTCCTCAATGGTCTCAAATGCATTATCGCCTGTAAATTTCAAAACTTCCGGATCAAAATTCAGATTGAAAAAATTCTCTGCATCCTCGCCAGACAGCTTTCGCAGATAAGTTCTTTCAGTTTCTAAAATTGTATTTTTTAACATTATGACTTTTAATGTTCTCACAGGTGGCGCGAATGAGACGGCTTTGTTCTGCCCTGTATAACAAATGGTATTAAACTTTAAATTCCCGGATTTCCTTTATTCTTTCAACTTCTTAAATATCGTCC
The window above is part of the Bacteroidia bacterium genome. Proteins encoded here:
- a CDS encoding GNAT family N-acetyltransferase, whose product is MDQNNFSEIKTERLFLRKLEQSDWEMISYLRTDKIVNKLVKRPGAGSKEKALEFINKTNEGIDRRDLFYWSISEKDKAKMIGSICLWNFSKDRKTAEVGYDLSPEFHGKGLMNEALQSVVDFGFNKLGLNSIEAYTHRENSSSVKLLERNKFRWVESRSDEDNGDNIILVLNRPEVLST
- a CDS encoding GNAT family N-acetyltransferase, whose protein sequence is MLKNTILETERTYLRKLSGEDAENFFNLNFDPEVLKFTGDNAFETIEEARKFLEQYDQYEKYGVGRLAVIDKKTNKFMGWCGLKFSPDYNEYDIGFRFFKAFWNQGYATETAGKYLEFGFNNLKISEIVGRSRIENRASIKVFEKIGMAFKNNFDFDGYKGVVYQIAKDDFRKIE
- the hemC gene encoding hydroxymethylbilane synthase, with the protein product MHRIIGVELSHQNAPLNIREKIVLTKEETVQAMHEMKSRLNEVLIISTCNRLAVYTYSTNYRPVLDFFNRFGNLNLYLTIYDYDDSAVRHLFSTAAGLKSQVVGEHQILGQIKDSYHTAREAGALGPVMHEFSRRAIRAGKRVRGETSIGQFATSIASVAFELVNKIHPQLRGAKVLVLGTGEMANLILQMLAKTEVSKLMVASRELNRASQIAGIYQATPVALGNLDEILKEADVIVGATAAAEVIVSREQMLPYVNGHSKLFIDMGMPRNFAPEIADLENITLHDLDSIKDLTYQGIMKRQKEIPKAKAIINDEVEDFVYWLNAKRVHPLISGYYNQLEIIKAREMSWVIPKMGTLDETQKKIIDKFANRLISHVSKRPVEVLKTYAQEPHGRDRPIDTFREIFNLKDVHIHIPKRRIIVGSRDSKLALAQTNEVIEKLKEMDPDNEFMIKTIKTSGDMGHLEELGAWVKEVERALLDKEIDLAVHSMKDMPTEIPEGVIIAGIPERADPRDVLLSNDGKKLEQMPPGSRIGTTSMRRGFQIQRLQPGMEIVPVRGNIITRMSKLEGGEYDAIILAAAGLQRLGILNRITEIFSVEQMVPAVGQGALAAEIREDDLKLKQLLEKINHRETELAITAERALLHELGGGCRMPIGGYAKITGNSITLHGMYANDSGTKINFDHLTADISEVEEMGKRLAARLKKGI
- a CDS encoding SDR family oxidoreductase; protein product: MDTPEKPYVLVIAATSDIGKALAHEYARHGYNLHLTARNQSLLQVTAEDIRIRYGVEVTSHRFDVLEFETHEAFYRQLSPAPKGVICVAGYLGNQQLAERDFAETRRILDTNYTGCVSILNIAASHLEQAGNGFITGISSVAGERGRQSNYFYGSSKAAFSAYLSGLRNRLYKSGVHVLTVKPGFVDTKMTEGMETPALLTSQPDEVAHQVFRAAKKRQNVLYVKWFWRGIMSVIKNIPEQYFKKLKL